One genomic segment of Paenibacillus xylanexedens includes these proteins:
- a CDS encoding AMP-binding protein, with translation MLLSERLPIAASLYPEEPALMRHGQTMSYGELYGLIERLSHALYVEGLRAGDRFALLGDPDPQLVVAFYAAVGIGAIPLVPSPLLTVPELAAIFQDAEPHMVIHDDQHAKAAIATVKLLGYCPKLFTTDEEATNNSSLAALLQQEPAFSPKDHFKRSVDDTAVLIYTGGTTGRPKGVMHSHRGMAAWNQLTPSAGFGHDLKRRVLVLNLSHLVGQFQLWATMAAGGCLVFLDEYPADVHRIMEAIERDQITQLSTVGQLLCDLTREASVGGRNLKSLSLIGCGGSIISPDTLQEVVSQFPEVIIVNNYSQAECGMSISRLFPAQYMGDPHRLRSVGRPADLASPR, from the coding sequence TTGCTTCTATCCGAACGATTGCCAATTGCAGCAAGTCTGTACCCTGAGGAACCTGCGTTAATGCGACATGGGCAAACGATGAGTTATGGGGAGCTTTACGGTCTAATTGAAAGACTCAGTCATGCCCTGTATGTTGAAGGACTCCGGGCCGGTGATCGCTTTGCCCTTTTAGGTGATCCAGATCCCCAGCTCGTTGTTGCGTTTTATGCAGCAGTTGGGATCGGCGCTATACCGCTCGTGCCGTCTCCTTTGCTAACAGTGCCTGAACTCGCTGCGATATTTCAGGATGCAGAACCCCATATGGTTATTCATGATGACCAACATGCTAAAGCAGCTATTGCCACGGTAAAGCTTCTTGGGTATTGTCCAAAACTGTTCACGACAGACGAAGAAGCGACGAATAACAGTTCGCTCGCTGCTCTTTTACAGCAGGAACCCGCGTTCTCTCCAAAAGACCATTTCAAACGAAGTGTAGACGATACGGCAGTCCTGATTTATACGGGGGGGACAACTGGTCGGCCAAAAGGGGTCATGCATTCGCATCGTGGTATGGCTGCTTGGAATCAACTTACGCCTTCTGCAGGCTTCGGTCATGATCTCAAGCGTCGTGTGTTAGTGCTCAACTTATCCCATCTGGTGGGTCAGTTCCAGCTGTGGGCGACCATGGCTGCCGGAGGCTGTCTTGTATTTCTAGACGAATACCCAGCGGATGTACACCGCATTATGGAAGCTATTGAACGTGATCAGATTACACAACTCAGCACAGTAGGCCAACTGCTTTGTGATCTTACCCGCGAGGCATCCGTAGGAGGTAGAAACTTGAAGAGTCTATCGCTTATTGGCTGCGGAGGGTCCATTATTTCTCCGGATACACTACAGGAGGTCGTATCGCAATTTCCTGAAGTTATCATTGTGAACAACTACTCACAAGCGGAATGTGGAATGTCCATAAGCCGCCTTTTTCCTGCTCAGTATATGGGCGATCCTCATCGCCTTCGATCCGTAGGTCGTCCTGCTGACTTGGCTAGCCCAAGGTGA
- a CDS encoding sensor histidine kinase has protein sequence MKIVSVYNNFFKNNMFMKMLLIFSMISIVTIITLSYIIFLSVSDSTIRRELAIQKAAMEHVDRYIHQQYESVQNMVRDMHQNEALSANITYLMNHSYAEYVQHMTNGYYANQDDYSADVLKHFQNIMDRNSQINQLMLYSAEQQDLSTFNQHKQFRKLDANVAHSYIPDVMAMETPNISAPNYWIRKEINQWDPALYSIRVPINNTQTLRNLGQFLVFFDSEGIGNALDNYESNLKGDIVVLSAKGTVLFDSNNHYYGKKYPYVNVADSLFDQTDMDSMKKEQNMYVNKFVSADQGYVVIGTVPVEEMAETYAGIRNTIISISIVCILFAVLVPAFFIINFAKRTRRIIRFTQKVKYGNFTARIDDPRDDELGQISHSFNDMLDELNLYIERVYKAEIKQKETELVALQARINPHFLYNTLEVIRMRAISQGARDVGEMIYSLSVLFKSLVQQKKNYTLKDEMEACRLYLELFRIRYKDIFIYTIQIDAAYYQHPVVKLSLQPIIENYVVHGIQTERSDNRLSIVVEETDDVVQVEVKDNGKGIDPARLTEILEELERPEESGQMFGLRSVHSRLRFLYGPEFGITIESTLGEGTRIRVRYPHTEGTGV, from the coding sequence TTGAAAATTGTTAGCGTTTACAATAATTTCTTCAAAAATAATATGTTTATGAAAATGCTCCTGATTTTCTCGATGATATCCATTGTCACGATCATTACATTGTCTTATATCATCTTCCTGTCGGTGTCCGACTCCACGATTCGCCGGGAACTGGCGATCCAGAAAGCGGCGATGGAACATGTGGACCGGTACATTCATCAGCAGTATGAATCGGTACAAAACATGGTGAGGGACATGCATCAGAATGAGGCGCTGTCCGCCAACATTACGTACCTGATGAATCATTCGTACGCTGAATATGTTCAGCACATGACCAATGGATATTACGCCAATCAGGATGACTATTCGGCCGATGTATTGAAACATTTTCAAAATATTATGGATCGCAATTCGCAGATTAATCAACTCATGTTGTATAGCGCCGAACAGCAGGATCTGTCTACCTTTAATCAACACAAGCAGTTCCGCAAGCTGGACGCCAATGTAGCTCATTCCTATATTCCGGACGTGATGGCGATGGAAACGCCCAATATCAGTGCACCCAACTACTGGATTCGCAAAGAGATTAATCAATGGGACCCTGCGCTCTACTCCATCCGCGTACCGATTAACAATACACAGACTCTTCGGAATCTGGGCCAATTTCTTGTCTTCTTTGACTCAGAAGGAATCGGTAATGCGCTGGATAACTACGAGAGTAATCTCAAGGGAGACATCGTGGTGTTATCGGCGAAAGGGACAGTGTTATTTGACTCCAACAATCATTATTACGGGAAGAAGTATCCCTACGTGAATGTGGCCGATTCCCTGTTTGATCAGACGGATATGGATTCAATGAAAAAGGAGCAGAACATGTACGTGAACAAGTTTGTCTCCGCCGATCAGGGGTATGTGGTCATTGGCACCGTTCCGGTAGAAGAGATGGCTGAAACCTATGCGGGCATTCGCAATACCATTATCTCGATCAGTATCGTATGTATTTTGTTTGCCGTGCTGGTTCCGGCATTTTTCATTATTAACTTTGCCAAACGAACCCGTCGAATTATTCGCTTCACCCAGAAAGTAAAATACGGCAACTTCACGGCTCGCATCGACGATCCGCGTGATGATGAACTGGGGCAGATCTCACATAGCTTCAACGACATGCTGGACGAGCTGAATCTGTATATTGAACGGGTCTACAAAGCCGAGATCAAACAGAAGGAGACCGAGCTGGTTGCATTACAGGCGCGTATCAATCCTCACTTTCTCTACAATACACTTGAGGTGATTCGGATGAGGGCCATATCCCAGGGGGCGAGAGATGTTGGCGAGATGATCTATAGTCTATCCGTATTGTTCAAGAGCCTGGTACAGCAGAAGAAAAATTATACGCTGAAGGATGAGATGGAAGCTTGCCGTTTGTATCTGGAGTTATTCCGAATCCGCTACAAGGATATTTTTATATATACGATCCAGATCGACGCTGCTTATTATCAACACCCGGTGGTGAAACTTTCGCTGCAACCCATCATTGAGAACTATGTCGTACACGGCATTCAGACAGAACGTTCGGATAACCGATTATCGATTGTTGTGGAAGAGACAGATGATGTGGTGCAAGTGGAAGTCAAAGATAATGGCAAAGGCATTGATCCGGCACGCCTGACGGAAATCCTTGAAGAACTGGAACGTCCTGAAGAGTCTGGTCAGATGTTTGGGCTGCGCAGTGTCCATAGTCGATTGCGCTTCCTGTACGGGCCAGAGTTCGGTATCACCATAGAGAGTACCCTTGGAGAAGGAACACGGATCAGGGTGCGTTATCCACATACAGAAGGGACAGGTGTTTAA
- a CDS encoding endo-beta-N-acetylglucosaminidase: MTRKLKRKALIPKVTAMILTTALLGQVVASSVYAGDTLPYTGESAKGVNQPYQHGYTSAQILNWTPESDIHGDLLRAHVPLQPRNEAFAATQAYPELSPDTQLFTMSGDYGNAFFDSTPYTNEFSQYLFNYWQYTDYYSYWHGMASAGVPEELYDPSKEWTEKYFEFGILNIPNPAYTNAAHKNGVKSIANIFFSDNDRGPQTYKQMLIQDENGNFPVAEKLAEMAEYYNYDGYFFNQEEVARGVAPEDIASYKKFMKYLRDKGLYVQWYDSTINTTGKIQYQNQFNGLNSPFVQDSVLGRVSDSIFLNYVWNHKMLRDSRDHALSLGLDPLETVFAGVEGGHDKFGRWKQSYDLRHNLDENGQPMNSIATLGADFTHNALDEEMGDGSTNHRAEDEYQWMTFVRDRAWWSGPNQDPTDARRNASADLLDVYASGANWDGIAAYLTERSVINGSNFATNFNTGHGLKYYEDGAVSNDKEWSNINIQDIPITWQWWMDSEGDQLSVDFDYGPSYEKGARYNYDSIGAFNGGSSLVVNGTLNAENFLRLYKTDLSVNGQSKLELTYNKPSTSDASSLHVGLIFEDDPFNVVNVEVPQSGQHTTGWKTTSLDLSAYHGKTIAAMGLSFDPNGKEIENYQMNIGEIRMSDGSAAVPDAPTGFHIAKALTNTDELVVAWDMKDYSEVKQYNLYENGAYVGGVYDSTFYIKSLKQPSGELSIRAVGADGTESEATVLPYDLNTAVQNIDVKFKKNGDAIVSWKNPKKTKDTGKDKDKNTGKDKDKNKDKGNESIQLTLETEYTKEPFTKSLQVKKGKQSAVLTGLPTNGEHYVLNIAIGGQNPVTHTGQLADLQITPYAKEKVTVKDGKYTLALPDLEDWYKIYVYENGVPREFGVTYVSQKFPYIIRGRTKLSELTFTPASSNSSLKLVIEDYAGNQASTILR; the protein is encoded by the coding sequence ATGACACGCAAACTCAAACGAAAAGCCCTCATTCCCAAGGTAACCGCCATGATCCTGACTACGGCTCTGCTTGGACAAGTTGTTGCATCATCCGTTTATGCCGGAGACACGCTCCCTTACACCGGTGAAAGTGCCAAAGGGGTGAATCAGCCCTATCAACATGGATACACCTCGGCCCAGATTCTGAACTGGACACCGGAAAGTGATATCCATGGCGATTTACTTCGTGCCCATGTTCCCTTGCAGCCCCGTAATGAAGCGTTCGCTGCCACACAGGCTTATCCTGAGCTTAGTCCGGACACCCAGTTATTCACAATGAGTGGCGATTACGGCAATGCATTCTTCGATAGCACACCTTATACCAATGAATTCAGCCAGTATCTATTTAATTATTGGCAATATACAGACTACTACAGCTATTGGCACGGCATGGCCTCTGCGGGAGTACCTGAGGAGCTGTACGATCCGAGTAAAGAGTGGACGGAGAAATACTTCGAGTTTGGCATTTTGAACATTCCGAATCCGGCCTACACCAATGCAGCCCACAAGAACGGCGTTAAGTCCATTGCTAACATCTTTTTCTCGGACAATGACCGTGGCCCACAAACCTATAAACAAATGCTGATCCAGGATGAAAACGGTAATTTTCCTGTGGCCGAGAAATTGGCCGAGATGGCAGAATACTACAACTACGATGGATATTTCTTCAATCAGGAAGAAGTTGCCCGGGGTGTAGCCCCTGAAGATATCGCATCCTACAAGAAATTCATGAAATATCTAAGAGATAAAGGCCTGTACGTTCAGTGGTATGATTCCACCATCAATACAACAGGCAAAATTCAATACCAGAACCAATTCAATGGGCTCAACAGCCCCTTTGTACAAGATTCCGTTCTCGGCAGAGTCTCGGATTCCATCTTCCTGAACTATGTGTGGAACCACAAGATGCTCCGCGACTCCCGTGATCATGCCCTTAGCCTGGGACTGGATCCACTGGAAACCGTATTTGCTGGTGTCGAAGGTGGACATGACAAATTCGGCCGCTGGAAGCAATCCTATGACCTGCGCCATAACCTGGATGAGAACGGTCAACCCATGAACAGCATCGCGACATTAGGTGCCGACTTCACCCACAACGCTCTGGATGAAGAGATGGGCGATGGCAGCACCAATCATCGTGCGGAAGATGAGTACCAGTGGATGACCTTTGTACGTGATCGTGCCTGGTGGTCTGGTCCAAATCAAGACCCGACAGATGCACGTCGTAATGCGTCTGCCGATCTGTTGGATGTGTATGCTTCCGGTGCAAATTGGGATGGAATCGCCGCTTATCTTACCGAGCGATCCGTCATCAACGGCTCCAATTTTGCGACCAACTTCAATACGGGCCACGGCCTGAAATATTATGAAGACGGGGCTGTCTCGAACGATAAAGAATGGTCAAATATCAACATTCAGGATATCCCTATCACTTGGCAATGGTGGATGGATAGTGAAGGAGACCAGCTCAGTGTTGATTTTGACTATGGTCCCTCTTATGAGAAAGGCGCAAGGTACAACTATGACTCCATTGGTGCGTTTAATGGCGGCAGCTCTCTCGTGGTGAACGGCACACTGAACGCGGAGAACTTCCTGCGCCTGTACAAGACCGACCTGTCCGTCAACGGACAATCGAAACTGGAACTGACGTATAACAAACCGTCGACTAGTGACGCTTCCTCCCTGCATGTTGGGTTGATCTTCGAAGATGATCCATTCAACGTGGTCAATGTGGAAGTGCCTCAGTCAGGCCAGCATACTACAGGTTGGAAGACAACTTCGCTGGATTTGAGTGCATATCATGGCAAAACCATTGCCGCTATGGGATTATCCTTCGACCCGAATGGCAAGGAGATTGAGAATTACCAGATGAATATAGGCGAGATCCGTATGTCCGACGGTTCAGCGGCTGTACCGGATGCACCGACCGGATTCCATATTGCCAAAGCACTGACCAACACCGATGAACTGGTTGTTGCATGGGACATGAAGGACTATTCAGAGGTCAAACAATACAATTTATATGAAAATGGTGCCTATGTTGGCGGCGTGTATGATTCCACTTTTTATATCAAATCGCTAAAACAGCCTTCTGGTGAACTGTCCATTCGTGCTGTTGGTGCAGATGGTACCGAAAGTGAAGCAACCGTCCTGCCTTACGATCTGAATACAGCTGTTCAGAATATTGATGTGAAATTCAAAAAGAATGGCGATGCTATTGTAAGCTGGAAAAACCCGAAAAAAACGAAAGATACGGGCAAAGATAAAGATAAGAATACCGGTAAAGACAAGGATAAAAATAAAGACAAAGGTAACGAGTCAATTCAGCTCACACTAGAAACAGAATACACAAAAGAGCCCTTCACCAAGTCGCTTCAGGTCAAAAAAGGAAAACAATCTGCCGTCCTGACCGGACTTCCGACCAACGGTGAGCATTACGTGCTGAACATCGCCATTGGCGGGCAGAACCCGGTAACCCATACCGGACAGCTCGCAGATCTTCAGATTACACCATACGCCAAGGAAAAGGTCACGGTAAAAGATGGAAAGTACACATTGGCCCTCCCGGATCTGGAGGACTGGTACAAGATCTATGTATATGAAAACGGGGTGCCACGCGAGTTCGGAGTCACTTACGTTTCGCAGAAATTCCCGTATATCATTCGGGGAAGAACAAAGCTGAGCGAACTGACTTTCACGCCAGCTTCCAGCAACAGCTCTTTGAAGCTGGTCATTGAGGATTATGCAGGCAATCAGGCCAGTACGATTTTGAGGTAA
- a CDS encoding RNA polymerase sigma factor, producing MDSIGKNGKEAAEAIRSYVKPIFGFALNRVKQRAEAEDLAQEIMLQLLKSFSGVRDIRSLDAYVWTVARYTWVNWLKKRAHAPQAIEINGMSELSAAPSREPLDRLLVTEAYRELRREVAFLSDIHRRIVVMHYYDELKIGDIAIALNIPVNTVKWHLSEAKKKLRKGMKRMRATGTLSVNPVSMGEMGHSGSAGSLGETNDFLGRALAQNIVYTAYHKARTVHQIAEELGMPPSLLEGEVRHLADYNFLIQTSPGKYQSNTIVWDLFELAVAGHQFWQDCAAEVADVHFDALMEVRRQVEEAECTFRTATITSCSGPCCPRTSRSNLGGACRRATTSMRSHQCERTEVSILPMRR from the coding sequence ATGGATTCAATTGGTAAAAACGGAAAAGAAGCGGCGGAAGCAATTCGGAGCTATGTCAAACCGATCTTCGGTTTTGCGTTAAACCGGGTCAAGCAACGGGCCGAGGCGGAGGATCTGGCTCAGGAGATTATGCTGCAGTTGTTGAAATCCTTCTCCGGGGTGCGGGACATTAGAAGCCTTGACGCTTACGTATGGACGGTTGCCCGATACACTTGGGTGAATTGGTTGAAAAAGCGTGCACACGCTCCCCAAGCGATCGAAATCAACGGCATGTCCGAACTGTCGGCCGCCCCTTCTCGGGAGCCGCTTGACCGGTTGCTGGTAACCGAAGCTTACCGCGAGCTGCGCCGAGAAGTCGCGTTTCTGTCCGACATCCATCGCCGGATCGTGGTCATGCATTACTACGACGAGCTTAAAATCGGCGATATCGCGATTGCTCTGAACATTCCTGTCAACACGGTGAAGTGGCATTTGAGCGAGGCCAAAAAGAAGTTACGGAAAGGGATGAAACGTATGCGTGCAACAGGAACTTTAAGTGTCAATCCGGTCAGCATGGGGGAAATGGGCCATTCCGGTTCGGCCGGCAGCCTGGGCGAAACCAACGATTTTCTTGGACGCGCCTTGGCGCAAAATATCGTTTACACGGCTTATCATAAGGCGCGTACCGTACATCAAATCGCGGAGGAGCTCGGAATGCCGCCGTCTTTGCTGGAAGGCGAAGTCCGGCACCTGGCCGATTACAATTTTCTCATCCAAACCTCTCCCGGCAAATATCAAAGCAATACCATCGTCTGGGACCTCTTCGAGTTAGCCGTAGCTGGTCATCAATTCTGGCAAGATTGCGCCGCCGAAGTGGCCGATGTTCATTTCGACGCGTTAATGGAAGTTCGCCGGCAAGTCGAGGAAGCGGAGTGTACGTTCCGGACGGCGACTATAACTTCCTGCTCTGGACCTTGCTGCCCAAGAACGTCGAGGAGCAATCTTGGCGGAGCATGCCGGCGGGCGACAACTTCGATGCGGTCGCACCAATGCGAAAGGACGGAGGTCAGTATATTGCCTATGCGGCGTTGA
- a CDS encoding class I adenylate-forming enzyme family protein, with protein sequence MLGYWLQLEATAETMSDGWIRTGDVGCLDAEGYLYVFDRLKDMVIVGGSNVFCAEVEHVIVSHESVSEAAVIGHSLPDEGEELVAFIVLQDGESMDLTRMRAFCEPHLAPYKWPTQLFIVDTLPRTAVDKIDKKKLRKHLSSILSEGLC encoded by the coding sequence ATGCTGGGGTATTGGCTCCAGTTGGAGGCTACTGCCGAGACCATGTCCGATGGCTGGATTCGAACTGGGGATGTCGGTTGTCTGGATGCCGAAGGTTACCTTTATGTGTTTGATCGCTTGAAGGATATGGTTATTGTGGGCGGTTCCAATGTGTTTTGCGCCGAAGTGGAGCATGTTATTGTGAGCCATGAGTCGGTAAGCGAGGCGGCCGTAATCGGACATTCTCTTCCTGACGAAGGAGAGGAACTCGTCGCTTTCATAGTGTTACAGGATGGTGAAAGTATGGATCTGACGCGGATGCGGGCGTTTTGTGAGCCACACCTTGCTCCGTACAAATGGCCGACTCAACTGTTCATTGTGGATACTTTGCCGAGAACAGCCGTGGATAAAATAGACAAAAAGAAGTTGCGCAAGCATCTATCCTCAATTTTATCCGAAGGACTATGCTAA